Proteins from a genomic interval of Plasmodium reichenowi strain SY57 chromosome 13, whole genome shotgun sequence:
- a CDS encoding ubiquitin-activating enzyme, putative, with protein MYQVVMEYLNNYQRYIYYGLFIVVGYFLHDLINYAQGESVRIGRIRKIFDLFSKVIKKVYIFFNFYERRIITLENELFYKNYDKEVIDRHGKLLNIYDIPHDSLNKIFNTKILIIGIGGLGSPVCLYLSKFGFKEIGLVDGDKVEKSNLHRQIIHKEKYIGLNKCISAKLFLKDMDVDVSDCIKCYPFFLDKLNGINIIKEYDIIIDCTDNISTRFLINDLCILYKKKLIFASALGIYGQVNVYNLNNNTSNCYRCLKSFNNHSQNNDCDENGILSTVTGVIGLLQANEVIKLSIGLDEDVLTNFLTYNSFSNKLPFESLNINYKNKNCLCSMKNFKELYNFILSHNYDNINNTNNTNNANNTNYNNNNSSNKINNANNIYCNNLICFNQTNKTYIYQIDTFQFIDILNNNYSSLSFPVNQICILDVRKINNTNIYGLRNSVKWSFYEIIETFNKLQHNKHELLQIIIDKLNISNPKKNILIIVVCRRGIDSLKITKHFNNLFLNNDQYDSNKKHATYNNNDISLYNTKNKKYNKTLLNDAQIIAYNLKGGYLQLQKKIFKNLPFL; from the coding sequence atgtacCAAGTTGTCATGGAATATCTTAATAACTATcaaagatatatttattatggCTTGTTCATTGTTGTGGGTTACTTTTTACATGACCTTATAAACTATGCTCAGGGAGAAAGCGTGCGCATAGGAAGAATTCGGAAGatatttgatttattttcaaaggtaataaaaaaggtgtatatattttttaatttttatgaaagACGAATAATAACATTAGAAAATGagttattttataaaaattatgataaagAAGTTATTGATAGACATGGGAAactattaaatatatatgacaTACCACATGattctttaaataaaatCTTTAATAcgaaaattttaattattgGAATAGGAGGATTAGGATCTCCtgtttgtttatatttaagCAAGTTTGGATTTAAAGAGATTGGATTGGTTGATGGAGATAAAGTTGAAAAAAGTAATTTACATAGAcaaataatacataaagaaaaatatataggattaaataaatgtatCTCTGCAAAATTATTCTTAAAAGATATGGATGTTGATGTAAGTGATTGTATAAAATGTTATCCATTCTTTTTAGATAAATTAAATggtattaatataattaaagaatatgatattataattgATTGTACAGATAATATAAGTACAAGATTTCTAATTAATGATTTATGTAttctatataaaaaaaaattaatatttgcTAGTGCTTTAGGTATTTATGGACAAGtaaatgtttataatttaaataataatacatcGAATTGTTATCGATGCTTAAAAAGTTTTAATAATCATTCTCAAAATAATGATTGTGATGAAAATGGTATATTATCTACAGTCACTGGTGTTATAGGTTTATTACAAGCGAATGaagtaataaaattatCTATTGGTTTAGATGAAGATGTTTTAACAAATTTTTTGACATATAATAGCTTCTCAAATAAATTACCATTCGAGTCTTTGAACataaattataagaataaaaattgtTTATGTTCAATGAAAAACtttaaagaattatataattttattttatcacataattatgataatataaataatacaaataatacaaataatgcaaataatacaaattataacaataataatagtagtaacaaaattaataatGCTAACAACATCTATTGTAATAATCTAATATGTTTTAATCaaacaaataaaacatatatatatcaaatcGATACCTTCCAatttatagatatattaaataataattattcatCATTATCCTTTCCGGTTAATCAAATATGTATTCTAGATGTTAGGAAAATCAACAATACTAATATTTATGGTTTAAGAAATTCAGTCAAATGGTCCTTCTATGAAATTATAGAAACCTTTAATAAATTACAACATAATAAACATGAACTcttacaaataataatcgacaaattaaatatatcgaatcctaagaaaaatattctaATCATAGTTGTTTGTAGGAGAGGTATAGATTCcttaaaaataacaaaacattttaataacCTCTTTCTAAATAATGATCAGTATGATTCAAACAAAAAGCACGCTACTTACAACAATAATGACATATCATTATAcaatacaaaaaataaaaaatataataaaaccCTTCTAAATGATGCACAAATTATTGCGTATAATTTGAAAGGTGGATATTTACAgcttcaaaaaaaaatattcaaaaatttgccctttttataa
- a CDS encoding hypothetical protein (conserved Plasmodium protein, unknown function), which yields MFYPGMFREKPKDIISDKWKIILRVSGFLVSCYVICFHGDLFDIPENNKLS from the coding sequence ATGTTTTATCCTGGTATGTTTAGAGAGAAACCGAAGGATATTATTTCCGACAAATGGAAAATCATTTTAAGGGTCTCAGGATTTCTTGTATCATGTTATGTAATATGTTTTCATGGCGATTTATTTGACATTCCAGAAAACAATAAgttatcataa
- a CDS encoding hypothetical protein (conserved Plasmodium protein, unknown function) produces MKIKELLYNELIIIKITEFLTILEIQNMVISLRINVKRNIYFMRECLSLMNLDTDGYDHNVSNKNKNKNTSTTEPLLLSSSVNLTTDVDDYVHNATSYVDDQHFLQQEGLNLITYDDEYDEYIFNDYNEGGNNNRIVDNMYNVNNMYNVNNMYNVNNMDNVNNMDNVNNMDNVNNMGNVNNMYNYSNNDIYNNTSYYNTRTDENIDDNFMYNTKYSHYEDTLNDMTHLMTTYTDNNINYYETNKTNFGALYEIKKYLNFFEHEKEGHVQKCFNNVWIYIHLKNELIDIKKNLETYFMRIKTNTQVNRNKKIRIDIFQLYKYNHTYYTFYDMPWVSIYYDFFLNSICTLCNIKLDHRSICLFSEKFNLIQTNDKLLNYINSMSDHLVSNLKNEKKRDHAKVDMVFGEDVEKEKRKKKTDMINNDNNNDNNNDNKNGSNNYDNNSDNNKNDSNNYDNNSDNNKNDSNNYDNNSDNIYNLHDDYNEHKETLAEIKLNEDIFSCKNNINTYDEEFVFIRKTHIFCEECTKIIDYKMNINSLLESIKKDYELLKKIRIIYKMIDIPSDLFCFCNYFFFKEKYITFFKNVSNDLQNLRKALKKKLTNNFILNFSINFYKFVISSLILCDEKKLFSQENIFLFGFYIKYRNILKLFSSPRCTHIYFSFNIIYQKIVKFQSFFKHKHFSKLSKVLHFDVITILEKLKHSKTKMLYKNIAVYLYQHLNHKILRKYNYDEAYAYFFQCLQRYHFS; encoded by the coding sequence ATGAAAATCAAAGagttattatataatgaattaataataataaagataacGGAATTTTTAACTATACTagaaatacaaaatatgGTTATATCCTTAAGAATTAATGTAAAgaggaatatatattttatgagAGAATGCTTATCTTTAATGAATCTAGATACAGATGGATATGATCATAATGtaagtaataaaaataaaaataaaaatacatcGACCACAGAacctttattattatcatcgAGTGTTAATCTTACTACTGATGTTGATGATTATGTACATAATGCAACATCGTATGTAGATGATCAACACTTTTTACAGCAAGAAGgtttaaatttaattacGTATGATGATGAGTATGATgagtatatatttaacgATTATAACGAAGGAGGAAACAACAATCGTATTGTGGACAATATGTataatgtgaataatatgtataatgtgaataatatgtataatgtgaataatatggataatgtgaataatatggataatgtgaataatatggataatgtgaataatatgggtaatgtgaataatatgtataattatagtaacaatgatatatataataatactagttattataatacaCGGACAGATGAAAACATTGACGataattttatgtataacACAAAATATTCTCATTATGAAGATACATTAAATGATATGACACATTTAATGACAACATATAcagataataatataaactATTATGAAACAAACAAAACTAACTTTGGTGCTCTATACgaaattaaaaagtatTTGAATTTCTTTGAACATGAAAAAGAAGGACATGTACAGAAATGTTTTAATAATgtatggatatatatacactTGAAAAATGAACttatagatataaaaaaaaatttagaaACTTATTTTATGAGAATTAAAACAAACACCCAAGttaatagaaataaaaaaatacgtatagatatatttcaattatataaatataatcatacttattatactttttatGATATGCCATGGGTGTctatttattatgattttttcttaaattcCATATGTACACTTTGTAACATAAAATTAGATCATAGATCCATCTGTCTTTTTTCAGAAAAATTTAACTTAATTCAAACAAATGACAAGTTGctaaattatattaatagtaTGTCCGATCATTTAGTAAGTAATTTGaaaaatgagaaaaaacGAGATCATGCAAAGGTTGATATGGTATTTGGGGAGGATGttgaaaaggaaaaaagaaaaaaaaaaacagacatgataaataatgataataataacgataataataatgataataaaaatggtagtaataattatgataataatagtgataataataaaaatgatagtaataattatgataataatagtgataataataaaaatgatagtaataattatgataataatagtgataatatttataaccTTCATGATGATTATAATGAACATAAAGAAACCCTTGCAGAAATTAAACTAAatgaagatatatttagttgtaaaaataatattaatacatatgatgaagaatttgtttttataagaaaaactcatattttttgtgaagaatgtacaaaaattattgattataaaatgaaCATAAATTCTTTACTAGAATCAATTAAGAAAGATTATGaacttttaaaaaaaattcgAATAATTTATAAGATGATTGATATCCCCTCtgatttattttgtttttgtaattatttcttttttaaagaaaaatatattacattctttaaaaatgtTAGTAATGATTTACAAAATCTAAGGAAAGctttaaaaaagaaattaacaaataattttatactCAATTTTagtattaatttttataaatttgttattagttctttaatattatgtgatgaaaaaaaattattcagtcaagaaaatattttcttatttggattttatattaaatatagaaatattcTTAAATTATTTAGTAGTCCTAGATGTacacatatttatttttcttttaatattatctatcaaaaaattgtaaaatTTCAAAGCTTTTTTAAGCATAAAcatttttcaaaattatCCAAAGTTTTACATTTTGATGTTATTACAATTcttgaaaaattaaaacattCAAAAACcaaaatgttatataaaaatattgcagtatatttatatcaacATTTAAACCATAAAATACTTCGAAAGTATAATTATGACGAAGCGTATGCCTATTTTTTTCAGTGTCTTCAAAGGTATCACTTTTCATAg